ATTTGTTGCAATGTCCCAGCGCTGGTAGAAAGTAATTTTAAACCCTTTGCAAATACTCTACATGAAGTCCGTGTAGTCGGTGCCGACTGCTCATTCGGGAAGAGTGAGCTATCGTGGACGTCAGGTGGGACCGGCCTGGCGCCCCGGGTGATGGCTCTCTAGCTGCCTTTTCACTTGTCCAGTCTTTCCTGTCCTCTGAGTCTCGTTTCTCAGGGAAGGCACCGACAGGCCTCCAGCTCCCACAGCTCCCTGGACTTCACCTGCTTCCGGCCCAGCCAGAACAGAGGGGGAAGAGGACAGGGTTGGGGAGAGAAAGTCTGAACAATGCCAGGGGTTACCAGGAGCGGAGCTGGGAGAGAAGGAAGCTGCTCAGTGCGGGCCGGGGCTGTGAGAACTTGGGGCACCAGTGAGCTTAAGCGGAAGTCCCTCAAAAGGAGTTTGTGCTTTGAGTGGCTCGTGGGAGCCCAGCCGGCTGAATTTAATTGCACGATGACAGGAATCTTGACGGTGAGATGTGGCCGCCTCAGCGGCGGGGCCAGGAGGCTGGGGTCCCGGGGCGGCTGCGACGGCCACCGCCCACTAGGGGGACAGAGCCACACACACGTGGCACTTGTCTCAGTGCCACACAGATGCCAGCTCAGCTGCTTCACAGGTGATCCCGTTAGCACTTTTATTTCCAGGGAAGAATTTCAAAGCGGAAAAAGCTTCCATTAAGGTGTGTGTGGTGTAAGCCTGATCAGGCTGCTTTACCCTCTGGGCCCCAgattccttctctgtaaaacaggaataagaCCCCCTTAAGGGTTTTTGGGGGGGTAAAATGTGTCTGGACATGTGAATCCTTAGGACGATGCCGGGCACGTGGTGCTGTCCAGCGGGATTCTGGTGATCCTGGAGTGCCTGGTACATTTGAGCCCGTGAGACAGGGCTCATGTGACTGaggacattttatttacatttaaatgtaaatagccatGTGTGTCTCTCGCGGCTACTGTATTCACAGGTCTAAAGGATATGGATGATCTCATAGTGATAGTTGGTTATTAAGATGGTTCTCAGTGAAGACCTAGAAGACAACACTGGTGTGACCCATGGAGGAAATGAGACGTCATTACAGAGTGGACTTTGTTGCGCATCTGCGCGGCCCTGAACTGTTAAGATACATGCGGTCGTCTCTGAAGCGAAGCGTGATGCAGTCTTAGATAGACCGCGTTTGTCAGAGTCTTTCTAGGATAGGGAGACGGCTCTGCGGTAGGTGAGGGTGGGAGTAGGACCAGGGCTCACGTTTTGTCTTTGcttcttactggctgtgtgacctcaaccACGTGGCTTAACATTTTTTGAGCCTCAGTGCTTTCATCTGGAAGATGAAGGTCAGGATGCCCACCCCACCTGCCAGGTCGTGGGGTGCCCTTGACTTAGCATGGGCTCAATACTTGGGGGCTCCGCTTGTTTCTTAAATAATAGGAGGTAATGATACCAGAATTGAAGACACAGTCGTTGTCATGTGCGGCTAACTCAGTTGGAGAATTTATCGTGTTATCCCAGTCACACACCAGGGGTGCTGACGTGATTGCTCTAGCTGCTGTGTAAATTTTGGCTTTTGAATGTTCTTGATAATCAGAATCCACAGAGCCAGGGTGGgggaagttctctccacatggcGTAAGGTAGGTAAGAGCAGGTGGCCCCAGGTTCCCACCTGGGCCGTCTGCAAAGACCGGATATCCAGAGTCTGGAAGGacataggtgatttttttttttaaaaaggaagaggttTTTGTTGCTCACTGGCTTCTTGATGTCCTCTCGTCTTTCTGCTGCTCAGTCGAGGTGAAGcagcagaaaacagaaaacacaggcTAACGGACAGGTGGAAACTGACCTGGCTGCCTCCTCACGTCCCGCCCTGTCTTCTTGTAGGTGTGACATTTGCTGCGTCACCTTTCGAACACATCGAGGGCTGCTCCGCCACAACGCACTTGTCCACAAGCAGCTTCCCAGGGACGCGGTGGGGAGGCCTTTCATCCAGAACAACCCCTCCATCCCTGCCGGCTTCCACGACCTGGGCTTCACCGACTTCTCCTGCAGGAAGTTTCCTCGAATTTCTCAGGTATCCCAGTCCGCCCGTGACCGGCAGCCACCTCCGCGCTCCGCGGGGCTGGACGGGACTTCCTCCCCCGGGGGTTCCTCTCCTTAAAATGCTGTCATTTGGGTTTTGTCTCTTTAACAACACCTGTCCCTTGAAATGCAGCTTGGCCCTTTCTGTCTCATTGGGTTGTTGAGGTCAGAGGGGTAGGTGGCCTTTTACTTTGTGTTGAATGTCATGTTAACTGGTGTATGAGTCCTGCTCATCAGTGCGTTTTGGGGGCAATTAGGTTTAAAGTGAATTATTCCCTACCCCGCCCAGATCTCGCTGAATTGAATTTGTAAGTTTTAAGTATCTCCTGAATATCTGTATCACAATCAATTTCCAATGTTGTAGTTTCTACAAAAATATTTTGGGTCATTAGTAACCTGAACTGTATTTGTTCTTTGCTTATAAAACACCTGCTAAAATTACTTTGGAACTGTTTTTATCAGCAGTGAAATTGTTCCAGTGCAGAAGCCCCAAGCTCAATGACTTATTCCTTGTGGATGTGCCCATAAGCACATGTCCATGTGTGTACACCCGAAAGTGACCCATATGCATATGTCCATGTGTGTGCACTCATGTGCCCCCCCCGTGACGCTCCCTCATGCCCCTCCCCAAGGCAGCGCCCTCCCCCACAGTCACGTTTGAAGAGAATTCACCCTACCTCTGTGGTATTACTACTTTGGGGCACCTCAGTGCTTCTCTGCTCAGATTCCCTGAGGCCGGGTGTCGTGCCTCAAGCTGATAGGACTCGAAAGATGCTTTGTTGCTTTCCTTACTTGGTCCCGGAGGTAGCGAGCAGGGGAAGGTCGACGCCCTCCCTGCTGTGGAGAAGGTCCAGGTCCCAGGGCAGCTGTACTTCTGCATCTCAGCTCGTGATCATTTCTAAATGCTGCTCTCTGTTCCCTTGCTTTCGCCCGGCTTCCATGCAGGCCTGGTGTGAGACGAACCTGCGCAGGTGCATCAGCGAGCAGCACCGTTATGTCTGCGACACGTGTGACAAGGCCTTCCCCATGCTCTCCTCGCTCGCCCTGCACAAGCAGACCCACGGCGCTGCCGACCAGGGACGGGAGCGGCTGCAAGCCAGGGCCCTGCCCGGCGACGCCCTGGACCAGAAGGTCTTCCTGGCCTTGCTGGGCCTGCAGCACACCGCCGACGCCAGGCCAGCCCCGGCCGAGGAGCCGCTGCCGGATGACAACCAAGCAATACAGCTCCAGACACTCAAGTGTCAGCTACCTCAGGACCCCGGCTGCGCCAGCTTGCTGAGTCTGTCTCCTTTCGAAGCTGCTTCCCTGGGCGGTTCTCTCACCGTCCTCCCGGCCACCAAGGAGAGCATGAAGCATCTGTCCCTGCAGCCCTTCCAGAAGGGCTTCCTCATCCAGCCTGACAGCAGTATTGTGGTCAAGCCCATCTCCGGAGAGTCGGCCATCGAGCTGGCAGACATCCAGCAGATCCTGAAGATGGCGGCCTCCGCCCCTCCTCAGATCAGTCTTCCGCCTCTGTCCAAGGCCCCCGCTGCCCCTCTGCAGGCCATCTTCAAACACATGCCCCCCCTGAAGCCAAAGCCCCTGGTCACCCCGCGTACGGTGGTGgccacctccacacccccgcccctGGTCAACGCGCAGCAGGCCTCCCCGGGCTGCATCAGCCCCAGCCTGCCACCGCCGCCGCTGAAGCTGCTCAAGGGCTCAGTGGAGGCGGCCTCCAACGCCCACCTGCTGCAGTCCAAGTCGGGGGCCGCGCCGAACGCGGCTGCCCCACTCTTCCTGCAGCAGCCGCGCGCCGAGCTGCCAGGCCAGGCCGAGATGAAGACGCAGCTGGAGCAGGACAGCATCATCGAGGCCCTGCTACCCCTGAGCATGGAGGCCAAGGTCAAACAGGAGATCACGGAGGGGGACCTCAAGGCCATCATGACGGGGCCCGGCGGCAAGAAGACGCCCGCCATGCGCAAGGTGCTCTACCCCTGCCGCTTCTGCAACCAGGTGTTCGCCTTCTCGGGGGTGCTGCGCGCACACGTGCGCTCCCACCTGGGCATCTCGCCCTACCAGTGCAACATCTGTGACTACATCGCCGCCGACAAGGCCGCGCTCATCCGCCACCTGCGCACGCACAGCGGCGAGCGACCCTACATCTGCAAGATCTGCCACTACCCCTTCACGGTCAAGGCCAACTGCGAGCGGCACCTGCGCAAGAAGCACCTCAAGGCCACGCGCAAGGACATCGAGAAGAACATAGAGTACGTGACCAGCAGCGCGGCCGAGATGGTGGACGCCTTCTGCTCCCCCGACACGGTGTGCCGGCTCTGCGGCGAGGACCTGAAGCACTACCGCGCGCTCCGCATCCACATGCGCGCGCACTGCGGCCGCGGCCTGGGCGGCTGCCCCAAGGCCCGCAAGCCCTTCGAGTGCAAGGAGTGCAACGCTGCCTTCTCGGCGAAGCGCAACTGCATCCACCACGTCCTCAAGCAGCACCTGCACGTGCCCGAGCGCGACATCGAGAGCTACGTCCTGGCGGCCGATGGCCTGGGCCCCGCCGACGGGTCTGCCGAGGCCCCGGGGAGGGCGGAGGAGGGCGGCGATGCCTTGGGCGAGCGCAAACCCCTGGCCACTTTCCTGGAGTCCCAAAACGGCTTTCTTCACGGAGGCCccacccagcctctgccccaccacGTCGCGGTCAAGGTGGAACCCGCCAGCAACTTCACAGTGGACTTCAATGAGCCCCTGGACTTTTCCCAGAAGGGCCTGGCCCTGGTCCAGGTGAAGCAGGAGAACGTGGCCTCCTTCCTGAGCCCCTCGGCCTCGGCTCCTTACGACTGCTCCCTGGAGCCCATCGACCTGTCCATCCCCAAGAACTTCAGGAGGGGAGACCAGGATGCGGCCGCCCCTGGATTAGCCAAGAAGCCTGAGCAGGAACCGGGGAGCAGCGAGCAGACCTCTCCCTGCCCACCAGCCTGCCCCACCCAGCCGGTGACCGTGGGGCCCAGCGGAGTCCTGGAAAAGTCTGAGGCCCCTGCAGCAGCCTCAGCAGCCAGCACTCTGGAAGCCCCGGCTCCATCCCTGCAGGGCTCCGTTCAGCTGGCCGTTCCCATCTACTCCTCAGCCCTGGTCAACAGCTCCCCAGTCTTGGGCAACTCCACCCTCATCAGCAGCCCAGCCTTGCTGCGGCCACTGCGCCCCAAGCCCCCACTGCTCTTGCCAAAGCCCCCCATGACAGAAGAGCTGCCCCCGCTGGCCTCCATCGCCCAGATCATCTCATCCGTGTCCTCAGCCCCCACCTTGCTGAAAACCAAGGTGGCAGACCCAGGGCCTGCGAACACTGGCAGTAACACCACCGCTTCCGACAGCGTAGGGGCCACCATCCCCAAAGCCACCACCGACACCACCAGCCCAAAAGAATCCAGCGACCCACCCCCGGCCGCCAACAGCCCAGAGGCAGCCTCACCCACAGAGCAGGGACCGGCTGGCTTGTCAAAGAAGAGAGGCCGGAAAAGGGGGACGAGGAGCCGGCTACGTGGCAGCGGTGGGGTGGACCTAGACTCCAGTGGGGAGTTCGCCAGCATCGAGAAGATGCTGGCCACCACGGACACCAACAAGTTCAGTCCTTTTCTGCAGAGCGCAGAGGACGGCGCTCAGGATGAGGTGGCTGCGGCCCCCGCAGACCACAACGGGCCCAGTGATGAGGAGCAGGGCAGCCCCCCGGAAGACAAGCTGCTGCGGGCCAAGCGGAACTCCTACGCCAACTGCCTCCAGAAGATCAGCTGCCCCCACTGCCCGCGGGTCTTCCCCTGGGCCAGCTCCCTGCAGAggcacatgctcacacacactgGTAAGAGGGCCCGTCGCCCTGGGCTGCGCTTCCTCGCGGGGAGGCCGGGGCTCGCCAGCAGGGGCGAGGAGGCAGCAAGGGGTGGGTGGAAAGTGGGGCCCTCTTCCCACATCCCCATTCCTAGCTTCTCTTCTTCAGACTCAAAAGCAGGGGGCTTGCCTGATGGGGCCAAGAGTTCTCCCCCTGTGCTCTTGTAACCAGAGTGGCCTGTTCCCGTCGCCTGGGCCTCCGAGGGCTGCTGGTGAAGGGAGGTGTTCAACAGGGTGTTTTTAGGTGAAATGGTCTTGGGCCATCAGATCCCTCACCGAGTCTCAAGATTATCTACTTGGTTATGCACAGGAGGCAGCTAGGGAGATGGGGGACTTTGGCAGAAGAATTTGCATCCTCAAAGcagcttttaaaattctaaacattccatgaagttctttccactgccATGTATTCATAAAGGGAAATATTGCAAATTTTGCAGCTACCTTTCAGTTCACTAAGGCAATCACATCTTCCCCTGTTTATTGTGAACATCAGTGACAGAatagttttagaattttttaaaatttttgtttatgctGAAATTGTCAGCTATTCCAAAGAGACatgcaaatataaatattattctaaGTTGCAGGCTTAAGTTGCCAAAAAGATATCCCgaaagtatttttcaaatgtttttatatgttaattttttaagagaagtttaagataagaaatacactttaaataattttataccaAGTACTTAGTAGTCAAATGACCATACAGTTCTCATCTTAATTCTGAATATTCAAACAGGATTTATATCTTTGGAGTAAGGACAAACTGGGCGAGACCTTTAACCTTTTGGAGATTACTGTGCAAATATTAATTGATAGGACCTAAAACCAAACAAAGAATTGTATGGTATAGGATTGCCAGATAAAATGCAGGATACCAActaaattttgaatttaaaataagcaacaagtaattttcagtataaatatttcccatgcaCTATTTGGGATATAGTGAAGACATATTTGTTGTATATCTGAagttcagatttaactgggccTCCTGTATTTTTTGTTGCTCAATCCAGCAACCCCAGGTAGCTTGGAGACTTAGGATGGTGTGGCCAGGGGGAGATGGTAGCTGGGTGTGAGCCACACTCTCTACCCATATGGAAATGCTTCATTCAGGGTGGACCATCCGTGAAGATTTGAGAAGCCCAAGGAAGGCTGTTTCTACTTTCAAGGTGGAACATTGGGAGGGAGTGGCAGTTGTCCCTGGGAAACGAGGGTgcaggggagacagggagggTAGGGCCCGCCGCAGGGTCTCTCTGAGGCTGGCCGCCGTGTGGACATGGCTTTTCTTCCTGGCATGGTGAGGCTTCGAACCCAGGCATCGAATGGTGGCCGGTCAGGAGGGCCTGTCCACAGAGGATTCATTTAACGGGAGCCAGAATTCCTAGCTTTGTGGAGTATGTGCTGCATTTTCAAGCCATCATTTCCTCACCTTTTTGAGATCATTGAAGCCTGACAAAGTAAAGCAACAATTCTAATGAAGAAAGCAGTTCTCTCTTGCTACCCTTTTTTGGGTGACACCTGTTTGTCGCCTGCAGTCTCTGGAGAAGTGAGTATTCCTCTCACCAGATGGTCTGGATCTGACAATGAGTGTCCTTGTCCTGCCTCGCCCTGCACGCCCCACTCTCACCGCCTCCTCCGGCTAGGAGCCCTTTGCTCAGAGGGTACCATTTATGCCCAGACGTTCCCTTCCCGGCCAGCAGCCGGTAGTTCCTCTCAAGAGCCATGCCTGTGTCTTCGCTGGTGCCTGATAGAAGTTCCCACTGGTGAATCCAGTCACTTCCATGGCCTGGCTTTTGAATGCCAAAGTGTCCTCACTGGTTTAAAACTTGGTGATGTCTGAAGTGAGCCGGGAAGATGGGAGTTTGTTGAGTACGGGTTGGATGGGTATAAGTAGAAGTGTGTTTTGCCACCTCTCCCCCTGCAGTCACTGTTCCCTTAGTGGCCGTGTCTGCTTCTGCCCCGTCCCTGACATCCCGTGTTCCCATCGTGGGGGCTGCAGGCCTCGTCTCTTGAGGGGAGCATTCAGGGTGGGTAGAGAAATCTTTCAGAGTTAGTCTTGGTGACAGTCCCATGAGGGTGATGTTATCCGCATTTTGCCATGACGAAATCGAGGCTTAGAGAGGCTTAAGTAATTTGCTTACAGGCATTTGGGCATGAGCAGTCATGCTGGAGTTCAGAGCCAGGGTCAAGTTCCCTGCAGCTGCCCCATGGTCTGGCCCCAGGGGTGTGTCTGCTGGgtgcctcttctgcctccctgtgTCCTGACACGTCCCAATGCAGAGGATTGGGAAGTGCTTTGAGATAAGGTCGAACCCAGATGTGGACCAGCATGCCGTTGACCAGAGACCTCATGACCACGGGGTGGTGTTAGCCACACGCCTGGGCCTGGGTGAAGGCTGGCGCCCAGGGGGCTCAGTTAACTTCCTCTGCTGTCCCGATCCCAGCCTCACCTCTGTGAAGCAATAGTATAGAGCACTTGGCCACGTCTGGTGCTGTGTTAGAGGTGAACAGGGCCTGGGAGATGACCCgacctgcccctcctccagcacACTGAGGTCCTCCTCGTAGACGGCTCTGCTGTGGAATCCCCCAGtgcctggcccccagctccctcctTAGTCCTGAAATCGGACAcataagaggacagaaattaaaCATGAACTCTGGAATGACCCTGAAAAGGACCCATTTTTCCTGTCTTCTCCCCTCGCCCTCCTCCTTCTCTGGTGATGTTAAAATCTAGCTGTGTTCCAGCCAGAAGCTTTGAGCAGTGTACGGTTTTAAATTGCATTGAGGCAAACTGTGGATCTCGAGAGTTAGTTTTCTCCAGCCTCTCGGCGAGTGCATACCATTCTGACATCTACATGTCATCTCGTGGACATGTTTCCAGTGCGCCCTGCCTCCCGAACGGGCAGCGTTAAGTAGCCCAGATGTCAAGTGTCCAGCCAGGGGTTTGCTGTTGCTCAGGCAATGGGCACGTGGCTTCAGCCCTTTGTTTGCCTGGCCAGGTTCTAGGAATCGTGTCTTAAGAGGAAGTGGGCGTCTGCTGGCATATTTCATGTCCTGGCGTGGTCTGCACACACGGCTGAGTTTCCTCTTCCACTCCTCTGCTAGCCCGTGCCGTCCTGTTGATGGGGGACAGTCGTGGTTCCTTCTCAGCCTCAACAGTGCCACCTTTTCAGGAGAAGACAGCTAACTGTTCATTCCTCTTCCCCTCGGGAGCATTCCATGTGTTTTTAGGCCACCGGTGGAGGAGAGAACACCAGGAAACAGTCCATTTCAGCCCCGTCCCCAACTTTCTCCTCGTGAGCTGGAGAGGTCGGGACCCTGTGGTGGCTGAGGTGCCCTCCAGCTCTGACATTCCTGGTCCCCTTCCTTGCTCACTTTCTCACGGTTGGTTTTACTGCCCCTTTTTGCCAGCCCggggccctccccacccacccctctcaCCCACTGCTCACAGGCAACAGGCACCGGAGTTGAAATCAGTAAGATGTGCAGACCTGAGCATGGAAAGCACTTCTGACAACAGCTGTGTTGGCTGCTTTTAACTTTCTTAAGTGGCAGCTCTGAACGCATTTCACCTGGCCGGCTCCGTGCACCTCTGCCGGGTGCAGAAAGGCAGGCAATatggaaagaaggaagcctgGACCGCAAGGCTggtgggggcggcgggggcgaTGGAGGGAGGCCTGAGGGGGTGCAGTGTGAGCCATCAGACTTAGTTTCATTGTTCGCCCTtcactccctcctgccctggtGCCTGCCAGACAGCTCTCTTTGTTTCTCGACTGTTTGGTGAGACTGAAATGACTGGCTGACATGGGGGGGTGGAGGGTACCATAGGTCTTAGGTGCAAAGGTAACTCCTTGTGGTTACAggtacatttagaaacacccTTGCTAAAGCAGTCTTTTGTGGCTGttaccaaataaacaaaatcactGGATACTTTCCACATAGATTACCAGTCAGCAAGGTTGTTTTGTAACCTGTATGATTATAAAATACTAAAAGGGCTCTTGTTTCCCTCGGTCCATGCAGCCTGGAGAGCACACTGCTGCTTAGACTGTGTGACTTACGCAGGGAAGTGGGAACTTTTAAAGACTCCTGTTAGTTGTCACTTCCGGAATCTTCCTAATTGGATGCAGTACTTTCAGGTCATtgaattgttttctaaatttaaCCTTAACAAGAATCTTCATCATCATGGGACATCAGCCTGGCTATTCAAACCAGCTGTAAAAGTGAAGCATTTACCAGTGTGAAAATGACGGAGTAAATCATGTAATAGGAAGAAGCAAGAAGCCACTTGCTTTGTTTGAGATCAGGAACCGGATCACAGTTCGCCGTCACAGCTTCggacttgttttcctctcagcCCGGTTCTCTTGCTTTCAAACTGGCCTGACTCAGAGAAGCCGTGACGCTGCCTCTGCAGATAAAATGTTGAAGGAAaagtattttcttcttccttcaaacagAGCctgaataattattaaatattgtgTTCAACTTGTAGCGAAGTGGGGAAATGGGGAAATTTGAAGGATacacaaaaaagattaaaatacttTACAACTAGTCTTCATGCAAAAAgcgcatttaaaaaaaaatgggcatttttataaatttagcAGAAAACACCTAGGAGCTTTGTGAAGCAGTCGGTGGGTTTTCCACTACATCCTCTGGGTCCCAGGTGGGTAGAGCGCCTTCAAAGTGCATGTGCCGCATTTCCCAGTGTCTGACTCGACCCTTCCCAGGCTCTGACTCCGTGGTCTTTGATGGTTCTAGGCATCTGTGGTCTTAAAAAG
This genomic window from Camelus bactrianus isolate YW-2024 breed Bactrian camel chromosome 20, ASM4877302v1, whole genome shotgun sequence contains:
- the RREB1 gene encoding ras-responsive element-binding protein 1 isoform X3, giving the protein MTSSSPVGLEGSDLSSINTMMSAVMNVGKVAENGGSPQSIKSPAKPPGPNRIGRRNQETKEEKSSYNCPLCEKICTTQHQLTMHIRQHNTDTGGADHSCSICGKSLSSASSLDRHMLVHSGERPYKCTVCGQSFTTNGNMHRCDICCVTFRTHRGLLRHNALVHKQLPRDAVGRPFIQNNPSIPAGFHDLGFTDFSCRKFPRISQAWCETNLRRCISEQHRYVCDTCDKAFPMLSSLALHKQTHGAADQGRERLQARALPGDALDQKVFLALLGLQHTADARPAPAEEPLPDDNQAIQLQTLKCQLPQDPGCASLLSLSPFEAASLGGSLTVLPATKESMKHLSLQPFQKGFLIQPDSSIVVKPISGESAIELADIQQILKMAASAPPQISLPPLSKAPAAPLQAIFKHMPPLKPKPLVTPRTVVATSTPPPLVNAQQASPGCISPSLPPPPLKLLKGSVEAASNAHLLQSKSGAAPNAAAPLFLQQPRAELPGQAEMKTQLEQDSIIEALLPLSMEAKVKQEITEGDLKAIMTGPGGKKTPAMRKVLYPCRFCNQVFAFSGVLRAHVRSHLGISPYQCNICDYIAADKAALIRHLRTHSGERPYICKICHYPFTVKANCERHLRKKHLKATRKDIEKNIEYVTSSAAEMVDAFCSPDTVCRLCGEDLKHYRALRIHMRAHCGRGLGGCPKARKPFECKECNAAFSAKRNCIHHVLKQHLHVPERDIESYVLAADGLGPADGSAEAPGRAEEGGDALGERKPLATFLESQNGFLHGGPTQPLPHHVAVKVEPASNFTVDFNEPLDFSQKGLALVQVKQENVASFLSPSASAPYDCSLEPIDLSIPKNFRRGDQDAAAPGLAKKPEQEPGSSEQTSPCPPACPTQPVTVGPSGVLEKSEAPAAASAASTLEAPAPSLQGSVQLAVPIYSSALVNSSPVLGNSTLISSPALLRPLRPKPPLLLPKPPMTEELPPLASIAQIISSVSSAPTLLKTKVADPGPANTGSNTTASDSVGATIPKATTDTTSPKESSDPPPAANSPEAASPTEQGPAGLSKKRGRKRGTRSRLRGSGGVDLDSSGEFASIEKMLATTDTNKFSPFLQSAEDGAQDEVAAAPADHNGPSDEEQGSPPEDKLLRAKRNSYANCLQKISCPHCPRVFPWASSLQRHMLTHTGQKPFPCQKCGAFFSTKSNCERHQLRKHGVPACSLRRNGLIPQSKESDVGAQDSTDSQSDVEALGAGGEVLDLTSREREQPTPEGAAEPSQAPEELPAEEVKGAAADGEERAAEPGPEPEEERAEEEERDEDTDGPEEDAVSNKSLDLNLASKLMGFKLAEGEAGAGAGPAPHDLKHSCHICGKSFKFLGTLSRHRKAHGRGEPGDDSVLPQEAEGPPPPTCPTPEPLGTQAPAQGEAPSEATEKRSEEAEGPSDGDGEGPAEKKSPEKSDDDKKPKTDSPRSAASKADKRKKVCSVCSKRFWSLQDLTRHMRSHTGERPYKCQTCERTFTLKHSLVRHQRVHQKARRAEQPGKDSDREERGEEDSGSESTHSGNNPPSESEADSALLASNRMSVTRSRKESLAAKDASRREERAAGRTAGAGHSEAGRSAPRAAPMGSSKEQASQGDPDRESPAALGQDLPELPSKRPAPSNLATADSASLLGME